One Malus domestica chromosome 11, GDT2T_hap1 genomic region harbors:
- the LOC103447145 gene encoding E3 ubiquitin-protein ligase UPL1-like isoform X3: MKLKRRRAVEVPPKIRSFINSVTAVPFENIEEPLKGFIWEFDKGDFHHWVDLFNHFDSFFEKHIKSRKDLQVDDNFLDTDPPFPREAVLQVLRVIRIILENCTNKHFYSSYEQHLSSLLACTHADVVEGCLQTLAAFLKKTVGKYSIRDAALNSKLFALAQGWGGKEEGLGLIASAIQNGCDPVAYELGCTLHFEFYASNDSTGDIPANQGLQIIHLPNINTHPETDLELLCKLIAEYKVPSSLRFSLLTRLRFARAFGSVATRQQYACIRLYAFIVLVQANSDADDLVSFFNAEPEFINELVSLLSFEDVVPEKIRILCLLSLVALCQDRSRQPTVLTAVTSGGHRGILSSLMQKAIDFVTKDTSKWSVVFAEALLSLVTVLVSSSSGCSAMREAGFIPTLLPLLKDTDPQHLHLVSTSVHILEAFMDYSNPAAALFRDLGGLDDTISRLQVEVSHVENGSKHEDDDSDIIGSSAQVAVGTSTELDSMQPLYSEPLVSYHRRLLMKALLRAISLGTYAPGNTARVYGSEESLLPQCLCIIFKRAKDFGGGVFSLAATVMSDLIHKDPTCFPVLDAAGLPSAFLDAIMDGVLCSAEAITCIPQCLDALCLNTTNGLQAVKDRNALRCFVKIFTSRTYLKALTSDTPGSLSSGLDELMRHASSLRGPGVDMLIEILNAISKIGHGVDASYMSIDPLGSSTPVPMETDGEERNLVMSDNGESSKTESSEQTVEPPSDSSVGNVELFLPDCVSNVARLLETILQNGDTCRIFVEKKGVEAVLQLFTLPLMPLSVSVGQSISVAFKNFSPQHSASLARAVCSFLREHLKSTNELLVSVGGTQLALVESVKQTQVLRHLSSLEAILSLSNVLLKGTTTVVSELGAADADVLKDLGSTYREIIWQISLCNDVKSDEKINAEQEPESAEAAPTNASGRESDDDANIPMVRYMNPVSIRNQPLWGGEREFLSVVRSGEGLHRRSRHGFTRIRGGRTGRHLEALNVDSESSSTVSETSTSQDLKKKSPDVLVIEILNKLASTLRSFFTALVKGFTSPNRRRVDSGSLSLVSKTLGTALAKIFLESLSFSRHSTSTGLDTSLSVKCRYLGKVVDDMVSLTFDSRRRTCYTATVNNFYVHGTFKELLTTFEATSQLLWTLPYSVSTSGIDPERTGEGSKLSHSSWLLDTLQSYCRVLEYFVNSSLLLSTTSASQAQLLVQQPVAVGLSIGLFPVPRDPEVFIRMLQSQVLDVILPVWNHPLFPNCSPGFIASIVSLVMHVYSGVGDVKQNRSGIAGSTNQRFMPPPLDENTITTIVEMGFPRARAEEALRRVGTNSVEMAMEWLFSHPEDPVQDDDELARALALSLGNSSDASKAESVEKPVDVPAEEGCVKAPPVDDVLAASVKLLQSNDTMAFPLTDLLVTLSNQNKGEDRPRVVSYLTQQLKNCPLDFSNDTSALSMVSHVIALLLSEDGSTREVAAQYGIVTTATDILMNFKGKDESGNELLVPKCISALLLILDNMLQSRSRISEKVEDTQTGPLPELSGERMSIPASDTEKKQLMDAYEKDSATAFEKILGKSTGYLTMEESHKVLAVACDLIKQHVPAMIMQAVLQLCARLTKTHALALQFLENGGLAALFGLPRSCFFPGYDTVASAIVRHLLEDPQTLQTAMELEIRQALSGNRHGGRTSARTFLTSMAPVISRDPVVFMKAASAVCQLETSGGRTFVLLLKEKEKEKEKSKAVGDEAGLSSNECVRISENKIHDGSGKCAKSHKKIPANLTQVIDQLLEIVFKYHFPNSQEDYSNNPSAMEVDEPSMKVKGKSKVDETRKVESESERSAGLAKVTFVLKLLSDILLMYVHAVGVILKRDLEMTQLRGSNQTDGLGHGGILHHVIHRLLPRTIDKSAGPDEWRDKLSEKASWFLVVLCGRSSEGRRRVISELVKALSSFSNLGCTSTKSILLPDKSVYAFVDLVYSILSKNSSSSNLPGSGFSPDIAKSMIDGGMIQCLTGILRVIDLDHPDAPKTVNLILKTLESLTRAANASEQYFKSDETSKKKSTGLNGSSDDQVTAPSADTTVGDNQNASSEQGVRDVVQVVQGDQGISESEGNPEVNLIQLVEQDMRIEVEGPIASNPPMELGMDFMREEMDEGNVLHNTDQIEMSFRVENRTDDDMADLENDMGDDGEDDDEGEDMADLENDMGDDGEDDEDDDEGEDEDEDIAEGGGGMMSLADTDVEDHDDTGLGDDYNDGMIDEDDDDFHENRVIEVRWREALDGLDHLQVLEQPGAGSGLIDVAAEPFEGVNVDDLFGLRRPIGFDRRRQTSRSSFERSVAEANGFQHPLLLRPSQSGDLVSMWSAGGNSSRDLEALSSGSFDVAHFYMFDAPVLPYDHVPSNLFGDRLSGAAPPPLTDYSVGMDSLQLSGRRGPGDGRWTDDGQPQAGPQAAAIAQAVEEHFISQLRSLAPADIPAERQSQNSGVQEKQPDLPPLSDSQVAGECNDSHERNEDQRQDGVDETTHQVNSSSDTAPCQEQVNPESIVEGAGEFLQAPEPMSIMPPSTNSTPSDSMDIGDGNGAAGEQVGSVPGSVNSSAEISAGLQCEGGSVPSNPHDVTVEAVGCDRSSRAEGQVGNVSASLGFNVPNPVEPSRENTTVAPEANQAEQDLNNEAAGANTIDPTFLDALPEYLRAEVLASQQAQPVQPPSYAPPSADDIDPEFLAALPPDIQEEVLAQQRAQRVAHQAEGPVDMDNASIIATFPADLREEVLLTSSEAVLSGLPSPLLAEAQMLRDRAMSHYQARSLFGTSQRLNNRRNGLGFDRQTVMDRGVGVTIGRRAVSALADSLKVKEIEGEPLLDADELKALIRLLRLAQPLGKGLLQRLLLNLCTHSVTRAILVRHLLDMIKPEAEGSVGGLAAINAQRLYGCNSNVVYGRSQLLDGLPPLVLRRILEILTYLATNHSAVANMLFFFDFSGVPESLSPIHMETKKDKGKEKIGEGGSSSKPSGNTQDVDIPLILFLKLLNRPHYGTAHLEQVMGLLQVVVYTSASKLEGQSQSERADKPVGEASGDGQKVPPLESESNQGEKPVSGESSTSDGKRSTDTYNVFLKLPESDLHNLCSLLGREGLSDKLYMLAGEVLKKLASVAAPHRKLFVSALSELAHRLSASAVGELVTLRNTHMLGLSAGSMAGLAILRVLQALCSLTSPRASENSGLENDADQEEHAIMWKLNVALEPLWLELSNCISATETALGQSTFCRTMSIVNTGDHAQGSSSSPLPPGTQRLLPFMEAFFVLCEKLQENLSTMLQDQANVTAREVKESSGNSDPSTTKCHSCGDSQRKLDGAITFTKFAEKHRRLLNAFIRQNPGLLEKSLTMMLKAPRLIDFDNKRAYFRSRIRQQHEQHLSGPLRISVRRAYVLEDSYNQLRMRPTLDMKGRLNVQFQGEEGIDAGGLTREWYQLLSRVIFDKGALLFTTVGNNATFQPNPNSVYQTEHLSYFKFVGRVVAKALFDGQLLDVYFTRSFYKHILGVKVTYHDIEAVDPDYYKNLKWMLENDVSDIPDLTFSMDADEEKHILYEKNQVTDYELKPGGRNIRVTEETKHEYVDLVAEHILTNAIRPQITSFMEGFKELVPRELISIFNDKELELLISGLPEIDLADLKANTEYTGYTSSSDVVKWFWDVVESFDKEDMARLLQFVTGTSKVPLEGFRALQGISGPQKFQIHKAYGAPDRLPSAHTCFNQLDLPEYTTKEQLHERLILAIHEASEGFGFG; this comes from the exons ATGAAGTTAAAGAGAAGGAGGGCGGTTGAAGTG CCCCCAAAAATTAGATCCTTCATCAATAGTGTCACTGCCGTTCCCTTTGAGAATATAGAGGAACCTCTGAAAGGTTTCATCTGGGAGTTCGATAAG GGAGATTTCCATCATTGGGTTGATCTTTTCAACCATTTTGATTCATTTTTTGAGAAGCACATAAAATCCAGGAAGGATTTGCAGGTTGATGATAATTTTCTAGACACTGATCCTCCTTTTCCGAGAGAAGCTGTTCTTCAAGTTCTCCGTGTAATAAGGATAATTTTGGAGAATTGCACAAATAAGCACTTCTACAGTTCTTATGAG CAGCATCTTTCATCTCTTCTTGCTTGCACTCATGCGGATGTGGTTGAGGGTTGCCTGCAGACATTGGCtgcatttttaaagaaaacagtTGGAAAGTATTCCATTAGGGATGCTGCactaaattcaaagttattcGCTCTTGCACAAGGTTGGGGGGGAAAAGAAGAGGGTCTTGGATTAATTGCTAGTGCAATACAGAATGGTTGTGACCCTGTTGCTTACGAGTTAGGCTGCACCCTTCATTTTGAGTTCTATGCATCAAATGATTCAACAGGTGACATCCCTGCCAACCAAGGTTTACAAATCATTCACTTACCCAACATCAATACTCATCCAGAGACGGATCTTGAGCTTTTGTGTAAGTTAATTGCCGAGTACAAAGTACCCTCTAGCTTAAGATTTTCTTTATTGACAAGATTGCGGTTTGCAAGGGCTTTTGGCTCTGTAGCTACTCGGCAGCAGTATGCATGCATCCGCTTGTATGCCTTCATAGTTCTTGTTCAAGCAAATAGTGATGCTGACGAccttgtttctttcttcaatgctGAACCTGAGTTTATCAATGAATTAGTGTCATTGTTGAGCTTTGAGGATGTGGTTCCTGAGAAAATTCGAATTCTCTGTCTTCTTTCACTGGTTGCTCTTTGTCAAGATCGATCCCGGCAGCCTACTGTTTTAACTGCTGTCACATCTGGTGGGCATCGTGGAATCCTGTCCAGTCTCATGCAGAAGGCCATTGATTTTGTCACCAAAGATACATCAAAGTGGTCTGTTGTTTTTGCTGAGGCTCTATTGTCTCTTGTCACAGTTTTGGTGTCATCATCATCAGGTTGTTCAGCCATGCGTGAAGCTGGTTTTATTCCCACCCTTCTGCCTTTGCTTAAAGATACAGACCCGCAACACCTTCATTTGGTCAGCACATCTGTGCACATTTTAGAAGCTTTTATGGATTACAGTAATCCTGCTGCTGCATTGTTTCGGGATTTGGGTGGTTTAGACGATACAATCTCTCGCCTACAGGTGGAAGTGTCTCATGTAGAAAATGGCTCAAAgcatgaagatgatgattctgaCATCATTGGGAGTAGTGCACAAGTAGCTGTAGGAACTTCCACAGAGCTAGACAGCATGCAGCCTTTGTATTCAGAACCACTGGTTTCATATCACAGACGATTGCTTATGAAAGCTCTATTGCGTGCTATATCCCTGGGGACTTATGCCCCTGGAAATACTGCTCGTGTTTATGGCTCAGAGGAGAGTCTATTGCCACAATGCTTATGCATAATATTTAAAAGGGCAAAGGATTTTGGTGGTGGGGTATTCTCACTTGCGGCAACTGTCATGAGTGATCTAATACACAAAGATCCTACCTGTTTTCCAGTTTTAGATGCAGCAGGCCTTCCTTCTGCCTTCTTGGATGCTATAATGGATGGTGTTCTTTGCTCTGCAGAAGCCATTACATGCATACCACAGTGTCTGGATGCCCTATGTTTAAATACTACTAATGGTCTTCAGGCTGTGAAAGATCGCAATGCTTTGAGGTGCTTTGTGAAGATATTTACTTCAAGAACTTATCTGAAGGCCCTGACCAGTGACACACCAGGTTCGTTATCTAGTGGATTGGATGAGTTAATGCGCCACGCTTCCTCATTGCGTGGGCCTGGAGTGGATATGCTGATTGAGATCTTAAATGCCATTTCAAAAATTGGACATGGGGTTGATGCTTCGTACATGTCAATTGATCCTTTGGGCTCTTCTACTCCTGTTCCCATGGAAACAGATGGAGAAGAGAGGAATTTGGTCATGTCTGATAATGGGGAATCATCCAAAACGGAGAGTTCAGAGCAGACTGTGGAACCACCTTCTGATTCTTCAGTGGGGAATGTTGAATTATTTCTTCCTGATTGTGTGAGCAATGTTGCACGTCTTCTTGAAACAATACTTCAGAATGGTGACACATGTCGTATATTTGTGGAGAAGAAGGGGGTTGAAGCTGTCCTGCAGTTATTTACCTTGCCTTTGATGCCTCTTTCTGTTTCAGTTGGCCAGAGTATTTCTGTCGCATTTAAGAACTTCTCACCACAACATTCTGCTTCTTTGGCTCGGGCAGTATGTTCATTCTTGAGAGAGCATCTGAAATCAACAAATGAACTTTTAGTTTCAGTTGGAGGGACTCAACTTGCTTTGGTGGAATCTGTGAAGCAAACTCAAGTTTTGAGACATCTTTCCAGTCTTGAAGCTATTCTGTCTCTGTCTAATGTTCTGTTGAAAGGGACGACTACTGTGGTGTCTGAACTGGGTGCAGCTGATGCTGATGTATTGAAAGATCTCGGGAGCACCTACCGGGAAATAATTTGGCAAATCTCTCTGTGCAATGATGTCAAGTCAGATGAGAAGATCAATGCTGAACAAGAACCAGAGAGTGCTGAGGCAGCTCCGACTAATGCTTCTGGAAGGGAGAGTGATGATGATGCAAATATTCCAATGGTGAGATATATGAACCCAGTTTCTATCAGGAATCAGCCCTTGTGGGGTGGAGAACGTGAGTTTCTATCAGTTGTTCGCTCTGGTGAAGGTTTGCACCGTCGTAGTCGTCATGGTTTTACACGCATAAGGGGTGGAAGGACAGGCCGGCATTTGGAGGCTTTAAATGTTGATTCTGAATCTTCCTCAACGGTATCAGAGACATCTACTTCCCaagatttgaaaaagaaaagtcCTGATGTTCTTGTGATAGAAATCCTCAACAAGCTGGCTTCCACACTGCGTTCCTTCTTCACAGCTCTTGTCAAGGGATTCACATCACCAAATCGGCGTAGAGTCGACTCTGGGTCGTTGAGTTTGGTTTCCAAGACTCTTGGAACTGCCCTAGCTAAAATATTTCTCGAGTCTCTTAGCTTCTCTAGGCATTCTACATCAACTGGGCTCGATACATCACTGTCAGTCAAGTGTCGATATCTTGGCAAAGTTGTCGATGATATGGTATCACTTACATTTGACAGCAGGCGACGTACTTGTTATACTGCAACAGTAAATAATTTCTATGTCCATGGTACTTTTAAGGAGCTGCTTACAACATTTGAAGCTACTAGTCAGTTGTTGTGGACACTACCATACTCCGTGTCAACGTCAGGTATTGATCCCGAAAGGACAGGTGAAGGAAGTAAACTGTCCCACAGTTCGTGGCTGCTTGATACTTTACAGAGCTATTGCCGTGTGCTCGAGTATTTTGTTAATTCTTCTTTACTCTTATCCACAACCTCTGCTTCTCAAGCACAGTTGCTTGTTCAGCAGCCAGTTGCAGTTGGTTTGTCAATTGGGCTTTTCCCTGTGCCAAGGGACCCAGAAGTTTTTATTCGTATGCTGCAATCTCAAGTTCTTGATGTGATACTTCCTGTCTGGAACCACCCTTTGTTTCCAAATTGTAGTCCAGGTTTCATTGCTTCTATTGTCTCGCTTGTCATGCATGTATATTCTGGTGTTGGAGATGTGAAGCAGAATCGCAGTGGCATTGCTGGAAGTACAAACCAGCGATTCATGCCCCCACCACTTGATGAAAATACTATTACCACCATTGTTGAGATGGGTTTTCCAAGGGCTAGGGCAGAGGAAGCTCTTAGGCGGGTGGGAACAAATAGCGTTGAAATGGCCATGGAGTGGCTCTTTAGTCATCCTGAGGATCCTGTGCAGGATGATGATGAACTGGCTCGAGCACTTGCTCTTTCACTGGGAAATTCATCAGATGCATCTAAAGCTGAGAGTGTTGAAAAGCCTGTTGATGTGCCGGCAGAAGAGGGTTGTGTGAAAGCTCCTCCTGTTGATGATGTCCTTGCAGCGTCGGTTAAATTACTTCAAAGTAATGATACCATGGCATTCCCTTTGACAGATTTGCTTGTGACACTTAGCAACCAGAACAAAGGGGAAGACCGTCCAAGAGTTGTATCTTATCTTACTCAGCAGCTAAAGAATTGTCCATTGGATTTTTCTAATGATACCAGTGCGTTGAGTATGGTGTCACATGTTATTGCATTACTTCTTTCTGAGGATGGAAGCACAAGGGAAGTCGCTGCACAGTATGGTATTGTGACTACTGCAACAGATATCTTGATGAACTTTAAGGGCAAAGATGAGTCAGGCAATGAGCTTCTTGTCCCAAAATGTATCAGTGCTCTACTGCTTATTTTGGATAACATGTTGCAATCAAGGTCCAGAATTTCTGAAAAGGTTGAAGATACTCAGACAGGGCCTTTACCTGAATTATCTGGAGAGCGTATGTCAATCCCTGCATCAGATACAGAGAAAAAACAGCTTATGGATGCCTATGAAAAGGATTCTGCCACAGCATTTGAGAAAATATTGGGGAAATCTACTGGTTATTTGACTATGGAAGAGAGTCATAAAGTGCTAGCAGTTGCTTGTGACTTGATAAAGCAGCATGTCCCAGCAATGATCATGCAGGCTGTTTTACAATTATGTGCTCGCTTGACAAAAACTCATGCTCTAGCTTTACAATTCCTTGAAAATGGAGGCTTGGCAGCTCTATTTGGCCTTCCAAGAAGTTGTTTTTTCCCGGGATATGATACTGTTGCATCTGCTATTGTTCGCCATCTCCTTGAAGATCCACAAACACTGCAAACAGCAATGGAATTGGAGATTCGCCAAGCCCTGAGTGGAAACAGGCATGGTGGGCGCACTTCTGCACGAACGTTCTTGACATCAATGGCACCTGTAATCTCTAGAGATCCAGTAGTTTTTATGAAAGCTGCTTCTGCAGTTTGTCAGTTGGAGACATCAGGAGGTAGAACCTTTGTTCTGTTATTGAaggaaaaagagaaggaaaaggaaaaatctAAAGCAGTAGGTGATGAGGCTGGATTATCTTCCAATGAGTGTGTACGGATTTCTGAAAATAAGATACATGATGGATCTGGTAAATGCGCAAAAAGTCACAAGAAGATCCCTGCCAATCTCACTCAAGTGATAGATCAGCTTCTTGAAATAGTCTTCAAATACCATTTCCCAAATAGCCAGGAAGACTATTCGAATAACCCATCTGCTATGGAAGTAGATGAACCCTCTATGAAGGTGAAGGGTAAATCAAAGGTTGACGAGACAAGGAAAGTGGAGTCAGAATCTGAAAGATCTGCAGGGTTGGCTAAAGTTACCTTTGTTCTCAAATTACTGAGTGATATCCTTCTTATGTATGTACATGCAGTTGGGGTTATACTTAAACGGGATTTAGAAATGACTCAGTTGCGGGGATCTAATCAAACAGATGGTCTTGGACATGGTGGTATACTTCACCATGTAATTCATCGATTGCTTCCACGCACCATTGATAAATCTGCTGGACCTGATGAATGGAGAGACAAACTGTCTGAAAAAGCTTCTTGGTTCCTGGTAGTTCTGTGTGGTCGTTCCAGTGAAGGGCGCAGACGAGTAATTAGTGAACTTGTAAAGGCTTTATCCTCGTTTTCGAATTTGGGATGTACTTCCACCAAGAGCATCTTATTACCGGATAAAAGCGTTTATGCTTTTGTTGATTTGGTGtattcaattttgtcaaaaaattcATCATCCAGCAACTTACCTGGTTCTGGGTTTTCACCAGACATAGCAAAAAGCATGATAGATGGGGGAATGATTCAGTGTCTGACTGGTATCCTCCGGGTGATTGACTTAGACCATCCTGATGCTCCCAAAACTGTGAATTTGATACTCAAGACGTTAGAAAGCCTAACAAGGGCTGCTAATGCTAGTGAGCAATACTTTAAATCTGATGAGACGAGCAAGAAAAAATCCACAGGGTTGAATGGAAGTTCTGACGATCAGGTAACTGCCCCATCAGCTGATACTACTGTGGGGGATAATCAGAATGCAAGCAGTGAACAGGGTGTGAGAGACGTCGTACAGGTTGTTCAAGGGGATCAAGGAATTTCTGAAAGTGAAGGTAATCCTGAAGTAAATCTGATCCAGTTGGTGGAACAAGATATGAGGATAGAAGTTGAAGGACCAATAGCTTCTAATCCACCCATGGAGCTTGGGATGGATTTCATGCGTGAGGAGATGGATGAAGGTAATGTACTACACAACACTGATCAAATTGAGATGTCTTTTCGTGTTGAGAATAGGACAGATGATGACATGGCTGATTTAGAAAACGACATGGGTGATGATGGTGAGGATGACGACGAGGGAGAGGACATGGCTGATTTAGAAAATGACATGGGTGATGATGGTGAggatgatgaggatgatgatgagggagaggatgaggatgaggataTAGCAGAGGGCGGTGGTGGCATGATGTCACTTGCTGATACTGATGTGGAAGACCATGATGATACCGGCTTGGGAGATGATTACAATGATGGGATgattgatgaagatgatgatgattttCATGAGAATCGTGTCATAGAAGTGAGATGGAGAGAAGCCCTTGATGGGCTTGATCATTTGCAGGTACTTGAACAACCTGGAGCTGGAAGTGGTCTCATTGATGTTGCTGCTGAACCTTTTGAAGGTGTTAATGTGGATGACTTGTTTGGTCTGAGAAGGCCGATAGGTTTTGATCGCCGCCGTCAGACAAGTAGGTCTTCCTTTGAGCGATCTGTTGCAGAAGCAAATGGATTTCAACATCCTCTCCTTTTAAGACCATCCCAGTCTGGGGATTTGGTCTCAATGTGGTCAGCAGGTGGAAATTCATCCAGGGATTTAGAAGCTCTGTCATCAGGGAGCTTTGATGTTGCTCATTTCTACATGTTTGATGCTCCTGTTCTACCTTATGATCACGTACCAAGCAATCTTTTTGGTGACCGGTTGAGTGGTGCTGCACCCCCACCATTGACTGATTATTCAGTAGGTATGGACTCATTGCAGTTATCGGGGAGAAGAGGGCCAGGTGATGGTCGATGGACTGATGATGGCCAGCCTCAAGCAGGTCCTCAAGCTGCTGCTATTGCACAAGCAGTGGAGGAACACTTTATATCGCAATTACGCAGTCTTGCTCCAGCTGATATCCCTGCTGAACGACAGTCCCAGAACTCAGGAGTGCAGGAGAAACAGCCAGATCTCCCTCCTTTAAGTGATAGTCAAGTAGCAGGGGAGTGCAATGACAGCCATGAAAGAAATGAAGATCAGCGTCAAGATGGGGTTGATGAAACAACACATCAAGTTAACTCAAGTTCTGACACTGCTCCCTGTCAAGAACAAGTCAATCCAGAATCTATAGTCGAAGGTGCAGGGGAGTTCTTACAAGCACCTGAACCAATGTCAATTATGCCACCTTCAACGAACAGTACACCAAGCGATAGCATGGACATTGGTGATGGAAATGGTGCTGCTGGTGAGCAAGTAGGGTCAGTGCCAGGTTCTGTCAACTCGTCTGCAGAAATAAGTGCTGGTTTACAATGTGAAGGGGGTTCTGTGCCTTCTAATCCCCATGATGTTACTGTGGAGGCTGTGGGTTGTGATAGATCCTCAAGAGCAGAGGGTCAGGTTGGTAATGTGTCGGCAAGTTTGGGTTTCAATGTGCCTAATCCAG TTGAACCATCAAGGGAAAACACAACTGTTGCTCCAGAAGCTAATCAGGCTGAACAAGATTTGAATAATGAGGCTGCTGGTGCTAATACAATTGATCCGACCTTCTTGGATGCTTTACCTGAATATTTGAGGGCCGAAGTTCTTGCTTCACAACAAGCTCAGCCGGTTCAACCTCCATCTTATGCACCACCTTCTGCAGACGACATTGATCCTGAGTTTTTAGCAGCCCTTCCTCCAGATATCCAAGAAGAAGTTTTGGCTCAACAAAGAGCACAAAGGGTTGCACATCAGGCTGAGGGACCAGTTGACATGGACAACGCTTCAATAATTGCTACTTTTCCTGCTGATTTACGTGAAGAG GTACTTTTAACTTCTTCAGAAGCAGTTCTGTCTGGATTGCCTTCTCCATTGCTCGCTGAAGCCCAAATGCTAAGAGACCGAGCAATGAGTCATTATCAGGCTCGCAGCCTTTTTGGAACCAGCCAGAGGCTAAACAACCGGAGAAATGGATTGGGTTTTGATCGGCAGACGGTGATGGACAGAGGTGTTGGAGTCACAATTGGCCGGAGGGCAGTTTCTGCTCTTGCAGACAGCTTAAAGGTTAAGGAAATCGAAGGAGAGCCACTTCTGGATGCCGATGAATTGAAAGCCTTAATTAGGCTATTACGATTAGCGCAG CCCCTGGGCAAAGGACTCTTGCAGAGGCTCTTGTTGAACTTATGTACCCATAGCGTTACACGAGCAATCTTAGTTCGTCATTTGCTTGATATGATCAAACCTGAGGCTGAGGGCTCAGTCGGTGGATTAGCAGCTATTAATGCTCAAAGGCTTTACGGTTGCAATTCAAATGTTGTTTATGGTCGATCACAGTTGTTAGATG GTCTTCCTCCCTTGGTGCTACGTCGAATTCTTGAGATCTTGACTTATTTGGCCACAAATCATTCTGCTGTGGCAAATATGTTATTCTTCTTTGATTTCTCTGGTGTTCCTGAGTCATTAAGCCCTATCCATATGGAAACCAAGAAGGACAAAGGcaaggagaaaattggagaaGGAGGATCTTCATCAAAACCATCTGGAAACACCCAGGATGTGGACATTCCCCTGATATTGTTCCTGAAGCTCCTGAACCGACCTCATTATGGCACTGCTCATCTTGAGCAG GTGATGGGCCTGCTTCAGGTTGTTGTGTATACTTCAGCTTCAAAATTAGAGGGCCAGTCTCAATCTGAGAGGGCAGATAAGCCTGTTGGTGAAGCTTCAGGAGATGGTCAAAAGGTTCCTCCTTTGGAATCAGAATCTAATCAGGGAGAGAAGCCTGTTAGTGGTGAATCATCAACTTCAGATGGAAAGAGGAGTACGGATACATATAATGTTTTCTTGAAGCTGCCAGAATCTGATCTACACAATCTTTGCAGCCTTCTTGGTCGTGAGGG GCTTTCAGATAAACTTTATATGCTTGCTGGTGAGGTCTTGAAGAAGTTGGCCTCAGTTGCAGCACCCCATCGAAAACTATTTGTCTCAGCGCTGTCAGAACTGGCTCATCGCTTGAGTGCCTCAGCTGTTGGTGAGCTTGTTACTCTCCGGAACACACATATGCTGGGTTTGAGTGCCGGATCAATGGCTGGGTTAGCAATCCTACGTGTATTACAAGCACTTTGCTCTCTCACTTCACCTAGGGCTAGTGAGAATTCAGGATTGGAGAATGATGCGGATCAGGAGGAGCATGCCATCATGTGGAAACTAAATGTTGCACTTGAGCCACTGTGGCTAGAATTAAGCAACTGTATAAGTGCGACTGAAACAGCACTGGGTCAGAGTACTTTTTGTCGAACCATGTCTATAGTAAATACTGGGGACCATGCACAGGGTTCTTCTTCGTCTCCTCTCCCTCCTGGAACCCAGAGACTCCTGCCTTTTATGGAGGCTTTTTTTGTTCTGTGTGAAAAGCTACAAGAGAACCTCTCTACTATGCTGCAAGACCAGGCGAATGTGACTGCAAGAGAAGTCAAAGAGTCCTCTGGAAACTCAGATCCTTCAACTACCAAGTGCCACAGTTGTGGGGATTCTCAGAGAAAGCTTGATGGTGCTATTACATTTACAAAGTTCGCTGAGAAGCATCGCCGGCTTTTAAATGCTTTTATCAGGCAGAATCCAGGTTTGTTGGAGAAATCCCTTACTATGATGCTGAAGGCACCAAGGCTAATTGATTTTGATAACAAAAGAGCATATTTCCGGTCAAGAATTAGGCAGCAGCATGAGCAACATCTCTCTGGTCCTCTGAGAATAAGTGTTCGGCGGGCATACGTTTTGGAGGATTCTTATAATCAGTTGCGCATGCGGCCTACTCTGGACATGAAGGGACGATTAAATGTCCAATTCCAAGGGGAAGAGGGTATTGATGCTGGAGGTCTGACACGAGAGTGGTATCAATTACTGTCAAGGGTCATATTTGACAAGGGGGCATTGCTTTTCACCACCGTAGGAAACAATGCAACTTTCCAGCCAAACCCTAATTCTGTCTACCAGACAGAACATCTGTCTTATTTTAAATTTGTGGGCCGTGTG GTTGCAAAGGCACTTTTTGATGGGCAACTTTTGGATGTTTATTTCACTCGATCCTT